A window of Phragmites australis chromosome 15, lpPhrAust1.1, whole genome shotgun sequence genomic DNA:
ATGGAAGCTTTGCACAAAGATGATCGCAGGACGGCAGGTGCAAGGCAATGATTGAAAGCTGAAACCGTGGTGCTCTTCTCCTTCGCTGCAAGAAAAGTTGTCATGAGtccagtctctctctctctctctctctctctctctggtttGTTTGTGACACACACACAGTCACAGCGCAGCAAGCAGAAACGTACAAGGGGACTGGATAGTTCACATCACCAGGGACAACATAAAACAGATGAGCATGCAGAGTTGCAGACGATATGGATGCCAACGGTGATGCTTGCCGGATGGAACGTGAGATGTGCATTCAGCGGTCGCGTCCAGGAAACTGCCAAATGGGATAGACAGAATGAGATGAGCATGACTAGCTCAGCAGCTCACCCAGTCCTCTACACCCACTGCTGCTCGTTGCGTTATATACGGCCCAACACAATTGTACAGGGATGCTGGGCCAGGCCAACCAGGAGTTTCGGTTTGATGTCTGCAGTTATTGGGCTCAAAGCTTCGAAGTTTCGAGCCCGAACGTGGCAACGAGATGCATGAAAGTGCAAACCCAGCAGGCTCGGGCTTCGTGGGTCAGTTTTAGGTCCATGCAACCGGTTTCCTGACCAGCTCTAAAAAAAAGCCCGTTTCGCCGAATGAGGACTATCGAGGGACCTTAATTAGCACACGCTTCCTATTCCTCGTATGCCTGAAATGGCGCGGGATTTCAGCCCACGTTCAAATTCTATTGGTGAGGAAGAGGTTAGGGTTCGGTTTTCGTCggtgagcttttttttttagatttgtgTTCTGTGACTCTAGAGCGGGTGGCAGGCCGACTTTAGAGGAAGATTGCGGAGGAGGCAGGCGTGAGGGGCGAGGCGATGGGGACTTGCTGGTCATGGGCCAGCGACAGACAAGTGGTGGGTTAGTGCCGGGGCGAGGAAACTCTAAAATAGAGAGGTTAGTGCGACAAAAGTGGCAGACACAGATCCAGCGGTGGATACGCTGCCGAAGATGGTCGTAAGCGGGGAGCGAGCTGGCATCGAGAGGTTGAAGGTGACCTCTAGACAATTGAATCACGTTCTGACGCTCAATTTTTGTCGCCTGAGAAATTTACTATTTTTATATGCTTAAGAATTAGTATATCTCTAATTAGGGCCTATTTTTTACTATGATTCCAAGATTctaatttgattttaaaatcagaatCGAAAACAAACAGGTTGATTCTACTATCCAGATTTCACAATCTAGAGGTAGATTATACCATAATCTATAATCCAGAAAAATATTATTCCTAGATTATGGATTATGACACGTATTTATCCACCATTGCTATCACAAACATAATATTTAGCTTTTTTATTCTCCCTTCAGTTTCCCCACCGCAAAGCTTGAGCTTACCACCATCGGAATCAAGCTCCTTGCTTCCTAGAACAAGCTCCCAGTGCTGAGCCTGAGTAGGGAACTGAGCGATGAGAGGAGACCGGCGGCTGGCTTGAGAGGAGATTGTCGGCGTTACCCTCACCGGCGATTCCAGCCAGATCTGGCTAGGTTCCAGTGGAACAAGGCTCAGTGCCTGCAAGGGGGATCTTGTTTAAGTGTTCCTTGGCTGTGGCAAGGACCAAAAGGTGGTTGCCGATGGCTGTCGTGGTGTGGTGACGCTCGGTGCTTCACGTTCGGCCGAGGGGGAACCCACGCGAGCAAAGGATGTCAGAGGGTCTTGTGGTTCTCACTGTGTACTCAGCATGTTGAGGGAGGCAGGATAACGACAACTCGGTGGTGAGACAGCGGTAGACTTGCTAGAGTTGCGGAGGACGACGTCGCGTGGCTCGATTCGGCGGTGGAAGATGGCAGAATCTGCGCATAGAAGCTCCTGGGTGTTTGGCCTCGGTGCAGCTCATTGATGGCACAACAAATCTGTGCGACAACGCTCGTTTCCCTGCTCTGTGGCACGGAGTTCAGTTGGGGATCTCGGTGTGCTATGGCGGAGAAGATAGACGTGGAAGGTGAGCCTGTAGAAGAGGGGAAAAGGAAATGGATATTATAATGATCTGGTGTTATTTGTTTCAAATTgtataattcaaattataacaaTCCAGATTCTAAATTATGAGAATCATAATCTAAATTGTtagaattataataaaaaataaatagacctTAGCATCTTGATTACTCCAGCCCATAATTAAACCGCTGGCTTCATTCATACGCTTACACTTCCAAATTCGTTTTTTCTTTAGAATAAGGAAGTATATCTTTCTGTCTCTATACCAACAGAATATATAGCCGTGTTGAGTCTGGGCTTCGAAACCCGTGTGGACACGTTACACCATAAGGACACTTCCAATTCTTAAACCCCAATTAAACCCTAAGCCACAGAAACATAGCTTTAACGCGAACAACCTCCGGTGATACATGAGAGAACAAGAGACACTGACGGAGACGACGATCACTACGATACAAAAAAGGATCAAAGCACCGACGACACCAACAGCGGCGACACGGCGGAGACGATAGATAAACGCAGGCAGGCACGGCACCCGCGCGCGCTAGCCAATCTAATTTAAGCGGCGGTGCACCGCTCGCGCGCGAAGCCGACGCGGCCGTTGGGCACGTCGAACAGCACGCGGTGGTTCTGCTGCTGCATGCTCGCGATGACGTTGAGCACCGTGTTCACgccctcgggtgccgccgccatcgccaggcAGCTGGTGGTCCCGTACGTGCTGTGGATCACCACGTTCTCCTCGGGCAGCTTCACCTGCATCCCGTCGAACAGCAGCGTCACCGGCGGCCACGCCACTGTTGTGGTGTTGAAGCACGTGTCAAAGCCGCCCAGGGAGGACACGGGGGCACGGACGCGGCGCCGGACCTCGTCGCGCACGGCCTCGTACGCCGGCGCCACCAGACGGGTGAACATCGTGCCAGAGTCCAGCACGGTGCCCGCGCCGGTCGCCGGGTCGAATGCCAAAGCGGACGCCGGGATGGGAACCACCTTCTTGCCCACGCGGATGCCGGTCATGTTCACGTAGTAGAGCGACGACCGGTGAGGGTTCGCCAGCAGCGGCGTCGTCTTAATGCGCTGCCGCTGGCCCTTGCGACCGAGCCTCAGGGTCCCGGAGAAGTTCAGGGACTTGAAGCTCGGGAGGCAGTACGAGAACGTAGCCTCGTACATGTCCTTGGTCTGTGACAGGAATGACAGGGACCCGCGGCCGAGCCCGAGGAGGCCTTGCGGCGGCGCGGCCGTGCCGGTGGCCCTCTGCAGGCAGCCGAAGGTGTAAGTCTTGACGACGTCATTGGCGACGGCGAGGGAGTCCTGGGACAGCGCGGCCTGGAGCGAGGAGTCGGCGTAGGTGAGGCTGAAGCCGCAGGCCTTGCTGTtcagcgggcacgccgggttcgGCGCTTGCGTGCacagcggcgagccgcagggcACCGGGCGGTACGAGGTGGAGACGGCCGGGTTGAAGGGAGTCGACGTGGGGCACCCGGAGCAGCCAGAGCAGGGGATCCACGCGGCGTCGTTGCTGGtgtcgacggcgaggaggagctgCTGCGGAGGCGTGCCGAGGCAGGCGCGCACCACGTACGTCGGCGTCTGCAGCAGCTGCCTCCCCGACGCGATGGGCGCGTACGCGCGGCCCCTGACCGCGAGCGAGTCGAGGTACAGCAGCCGCGACGCGTCGCGCGCCACCTGGTCCGCGAGGAACCCCGTCCACGACGGCGCCGAGGCCTCCGGCCCCAGCGGCGAGCACGGCCCGAACGCGTGCGACACCTGCAGCGTGCCCCCCGTGTCCGGCGGCGTCGCCGGGCACGACGGATGCGAAGCCATCGCGCCGGCCGCGAGCAGCAGAACCGTCAGAGCGATGCTGCAAAGCACCGTACTACCCATCTTGCAACTGTCTTTGCGCGCACAACACCGACGTACGGGGGACTGCACCGCTGCAAGCCTTGAAGCGTGGCGACGAAGTGAGACGGCAGCGCGGCACCGTGGGCTATATAGCAGTGGAGCACGTGAGCCGTGGCGCAAAACTACACGGCCACAGCCCGCGGCATGGTGCGCCCGTGAGGATTCGCGTGGACGTGTCGCCGTATCGGCCAGGCTAGACGCACTCACCCTGCCACCCAGTACGTGCAAGCTACATGCCTGCCTGCGTCTGAAATTCTGCATGGCTCGCCGGGGACCAAGCTGCGGCAGCCCGTGATCGGAGGCTGTCGCTTTGACCAACGGACGCGCTCCGCGTACGCCCGACGCCTTGATCTTGGTGCGTCGGCTCTACTTTTTTGCACCACGCAATGCGAAGGAAATGGTTGTGCGATCGTCGCAGACTCACAGGAGGCTTGTCTTGGCACGGCGGCGCCCATGTGGCTGGAATGTACAGCGTAAGGGGCTGCATGAGCAGCAGGAAAGCTTGGCTCGTGGACTAGGAACGCTATTTCGACGAAACCATGCGAGGAGATAAGAGATGGGTGCATGGGCGGATGCCATTGTAGACCCGGTTTACAAGCCGCCTGATGCTCAGATGTCAGAGATAAATAAAAAGGTCATTGCAGTTTGGgaatgtttttgtttctttttccgaGCAAAGCACTTTGGGAATGTAACCTTGATATTCTGTTCCGTACATGAGATGCCGGGTTGAGAATGGGGACGTGCGGTAACAGCCTAGGTTAGAGACAGGATTAGATCCGCGTCTTGATTTGTCGACACTGTCGACTGATGAGTACTCCAAGCCAAAGCGATTGGGCCACAAGCTTATGTGTCGCTGCACAGAGTGGACCATCGGTCTCTCCATGGCACGGGCACCCAGCTCCGGGGCTCAAGCTATGATCCGTTATGCTCTGGCACCATGCACttagggcgtgtttggatgcTCGGTTCTCCGCGTGCTTGCATCCGATTTTATTTAGTGGTATAAAagtgatccaaaaattctaaatatttttgtgagcaaactagagctcactagcaacccattttaattaatttgatctaaaaaatctaagtcaatatctaattaaaattcttcaaaaatcataaaaaattcactaatattcttatcatgtgatgtactaatttataaaaatatttctaacctaggttatttggtaaaaaaaatgagtttcttAGTAATACAACGTATACTCATACGGGCAACCAAATACAATCTTTTCTCAGCCAGACTCACCAcatacagccaaccaaacagaccctcatGCATCAACTCAGCCTGactcaactcagcctgcatgACTCGTACGAACCAGGCTAAGGACATTCGAGCAACTAAACACACCCTTAAAGACGTCTTTAGCAGGATCGGCAAAAGGTGGCAGCATTACTGTGCCGTGCACTTGCTTTCTTTTTCTGGCCGTATCACTTAAGGGCGTCTTTAGCAGGTTCGGTTTTTGGTTTGTACAGTGATATAGCCGGTGATGAGAGGGCGGTGACATTTTCGCGGATAGAAAAGGTGATCTCTATCACTGATCATAAAGTATGTTTATGAATCCGAGTTGAGAATGAGATTAATGGAGTAAAAAGTTAGTAAATATGATAaccgttaaaaataaaaaatagagaatattgtaatagtattatagataataaaattttaaaatatgtgCTAAAGATAACTAAAACAAGTACGAGTTTGCCGGCACTACAAGTGCTTGAGGTGATTTGCCCCAAAGATTTGACGCGTGCAGGGGCGGGTCATGTGAAATCAGATGCTGCGACTTGAGTGCTGGAATTAACTTCGTCATCTTCCACCGTCTTCTGGGGCCTGGGGCTCTCCCGATGTCCGCTTCTGGTTGTCGCGGGGATCGCCGGATGTGCTCGCGGCGGTCAAGTGTCGCTTAGCGCGGCGTACCCGCTCGCGTGCTCGCAATGGTcctctggttttttttttttttttttggaggggCGGGTGCACCGTGCGTCGGATCCGAAGCAGAGCATCATGGTTACCTACCCCCTTACGGGTAGGCTGGCAACTTGGCAAGGCATGGCCGCCCATTCTCCCGTGCACTGTAGTGCATGTCGTAAGCGGTAAGTCCAAATCGGATCGTTAAGTGGTTATGGATCCGTACGTGTCATAGCCATGTTACGAGCTACATACCGAGCTAGGACTGTGTATGTACTACGTGTACGGCTCAGCTCGGTTTGAACGGCTGTGaacgaggcgaggcgaggcgaggctcAGTTAAGTTATCGAGCTTAAATTCAGGTTTGGTTTGAAAACGATAACTATTCGAGCTGGCTCGTTTGGCTCATGAACAACGTCAATATCTCAATCTCATAGCTTTTCTTTGCtttgctgtggcaggcgaacaggCAGCGGTGGCTGAGAAGTGGCGGGCGAGCGACCACGGTGGCGGAGAGGCAGGCTAGCGGTGGTGGCGGAGAGGCTACGGGCGAGCAACAATGGCGGGCATCTGGCAACGGGCTTTGCATGGGCTGGGCCACCCCGCCGAGTCACTGAGTCACCCGTGAGAGTTTAAGTTTGACTCGTTTGGTCACCGAGCTGATAAGTGACTCAGACTCAGCTCGTTTAACTATCTAGCCGAGTTGAGCCCAATTTAACCTACGAACCTTCGAGTTTTATTTTTAGTCCTAGCTAGCTTTATCCTCGCGAGTAACTTGTTCTCTTTGTAGCACTGTAGGTTTGTTCATGTGAGCTGCGATTTAAGATCACGGTTGCATATGCAGCAACACAGAATTTAGCACATGTTAACGGGCTCTGACTCTCTCTGCCTCGTGTTGGGCTCGAGGCAATCACTGGTAACTGATCAGCACTGCAGCA
This region includes:
- the LOC133892894 gene encoding aspartyl protease AED3-like is translated as MGSTVLCSIALTVLLLAAGAMASHPSCPATPPDTGGTLQVSHAFGPCSPLGPEASAPSWTGFLADQVARDASRLLYLDSLAVRGRAYAPIASGRQLLQTPTYVVRACLGTPPQQLLLAVDTSNDAAWIPCSGCSGCPTSTPFNPAVSTSYRPVPCGSPLCTQAPNPACPLNSKACGFSLTYADSSLQAALSQDSLAVANDVVKTYTFGCLQRATGTAAPPQGLLGLGRGSLSFLSQTKDMYEATFSYCLPSFKSLNFSGTLRLGRKGQRQRIKTTPLLANPHRSSLYYVNMTGIRVGKKVVPIPASALAFDPATGAGTVLDSGTMFTRLVAPAYEAVRDEVRRRVRAPVSSLGGFDTCFNTTTVAWPPVTLLFDGMQVKLPEENVVIHSTYGTTSCLAMAAAPEGVNTVLNVIASMQQQNHRVLFDVPNGRVGFARERCTAA